The genomic stretch TAAAAGGACAAAGGtgtaaataggaaaaataaagcatCCCACAAGcacaacagaaaaaagaaacgCCTTTTTAAAAAGTTGCATTTTGGGGGGCTgagccttgcacgcggctgacccaggacagcccTGGGCTCTATCCCCGGGATCCCATAGTTGGTTCCCCAAggcaagagatttctgagcgcaaaacccctatgcgtcaccgggtgtagccctgTTCCCCCAAATAGCTGAACACTGAAAAGGTAATTCTTAACTGGCCCAGCCACTCTATAGCTGCAAGAATTATCAACCACGCAAGAATCACCTCGTAGACCTTGGGTAGCTATTGTTAAGCAAAGGGAGAGAACAGAGTCAGCGGCACAGCCTTCCAAGGAAATAGTGGGGGGCCCTGAAAAGGGCCTTTAAGGTTCTTAGAGTCAGGGTGACAACTTAGCCGCCGAATCCGTAGAGGGTGCGTCCCTGGCGCTTGAGCGCGTAGACCACGTCCATGGCGGTGACGGTCTTGCGCTTGGCGTGCTCCGTGTAGGTGACGGCGTCGCGGATGACGTTCTCCAGGAAGACCTTGAGCACGCCGCGGGTCTCCTCGTAGATGAGCCCCGAGATGCGCTTGACGCCGCCGCGGCGGGCCAGGCGGCGGATGGCGGGCTTGGTGATGCCCTGGATGTTGTCGCGCAGCACCTTGCGGTGCCGCTTGGCGCCGCCCTTACCCAGGCCCTTTCCGCCTTTGCCTCTTCCAGACATGACTGACTCGAACTGTCAAACCAGAGTAAGAGCAGTTACTGGTGCATCCCTATTTATAAACTGCAGTCGGACCGGATTGAGAACCGAAAGCGCGGGCAGGAAGCGAATTGCCGCCCTCTAGATCCGCCCCTCTCCGGGTGGAGCAAGCGCTTTGTTAGGAAACTATACCAGAATCGAATCTTTTCACacattatttctaaattatttataaattgacTCTGAAATTGTAATTACTATGAGTCTCAAATTTTATTCTTAGCTGTTTTAGCAAGTGTTGCTTTTATGTAAGCGTTTTCCCTAATCAGAAATAAGTGGTTATTTTGCAGAGAAACGGGCACTCACATCTATTTTTGGAGATCAGGAACTTGATTCTAAAATAACCTTTGGTGAGAAGGGCATCCACAGTATGAACCTGTCTCCAGCATCATTTTGAGGCTATTCAGTCCTAAAAAGCAGAATTCTGTGACATTTAACtttcaatggggaaaaaaaatcgcTAATCTCCCACTTTGTGGATGGAGATAACCTTGTGGTTTGAACTGCGCGTCTCCAGAATGTATTCTGGGTTTCAGTCCGGTGGGGACTGCAGCTGAGCACTCCACTACGTTCCACACTGGGAGGTAAATAGGGACTTGATCCTGTCTGCAAGCATTGAAGGTAAATTTCATAAACCTGAGAACTCAAAACTCAATCTGACTATTAAGGAAATCAAAAACTGAGGACCTAGATCATAGGTAAATCAAAAACTGAGGACCTAGATCATAGGTTGTTTATAAATGAACTAGACTCCCGACAGCAAATcgttttaaaataaaagcttatgCAGGCTATTTAATGCAGGTTACTTACAGAATAGTTGAAACAGATGTAAGATTTGCGTCTAGTATCTTTTAGAATAAACACAGAAATTACAAATGTTCAAGCAAGATGTATTAATAATTAGCACTAGGTCATTCATCAGTATATGCATAACAGCTACTTTTTGTTGAAATTGTGGGTGGCTCTGAAAAGAGCCTTTGTCTTGAGACTACCAGAATAGGCAGTTTAAGCCCTCTCACCGCGGATGCGGCGGGCGAGCTGGATGTCCTTGGGCATGATGGTGACGCGCTTGGCGTGGATGGCGCACAGGTTGGTGTCCTCGAAGAGCCCCACGAGGTAGGCCTCGCACGCCTCCTGCAGCGCCATGACGGCCGAGCTCTGGAAGCGCAGGTCGGTCTTGAAGTCCTGCGCGATCTCGCGCACCAGGCGCTGGAAGGGCAGCTTGCGGATCAGCAGCTCGGTCGACTTCTGGTAGCGGCGGATCTCGCGCAGCGCCACCGTGCCGGGCCGGTAGCGGTGCGGCTTCTTCACGCCGCCCGTGGCCGGCGCGCTCTTGCGGGCCGCCTTGGTGGCCAGCTGCTTGCGGGGAGCTTTCCCGCCGGTGGACTTGCGAGCTGTCTGCTTGGTACGAGCCATTATGGATGAGGTAAAGTAAAGCTGAAATAAGGAGGTCAAAGCCTCAGAGCTGCTTTTATATATAGTTCCAAGCTGGCTGATTGGGTGTATGAGTTTTGAAAAGTCCCGCGCGATGAGACCATTGGTTCAAATTTGGTCCGGAGGCTGGACTTAGTTGCTAGCGTCTGATTGGTTGAAATTCTTCCCGTCTTTGGAAGGTGGGCTGGAGTTGTGTTCCTTCACTCTGGTGTCTGGGCTCCTGGTTTTATTCCAGACATTATGCATTTAGGGGTCCTGCTtcttgtaatatctctctgggccaAATCTCGGTTTTTTAAGAAGGGAATATCAGCAAGTGTTTCCTGCCTTTACTAAAAGCAACATTCGTAACGAGACTTGTAAAGACAAAGGGAAAAGTGACATCTGAATCTTGAGTTTTCGGGGTTCACTGTCATAACCTGGAAACTGCTAGAATTGCTGGCCTTTCCCATCCAGAAATGAAGGCAAGAGCTCAATTTTCTAGGATTTTTGATGGGAAGAAGGGGCAGTTGCTTGCAGATTAGCAGGAGAGCAGAAATGCCCAGGCACGTTACTTTGCAGTTTGGTATATACCTCACGGCCATGGCCACATTTTGGAGTACATTCCCAGGCTGATCGCTACAAAGCCAGGCTAGGCCTATCTCAAGGACAGACGAATGAATGTATCCAGGGCTGGTCATGCCATCCAGACTGGACTCTCATGGCAGTTATTGCTCTCTGTAGCTAGCTAGGTTACTTTCACTGCACCATTACCTAACTTATTGCCTTATATTAAGTCTTGTTCACTTCTAATGATGGAATAGGTTAGACCCTTAATAAAATACTTACATGTAATAATAAACTGGGTAGAGAATGATTGGAGATGTCTCGAACTTTATTTATGTAAGCACAACTTTTTGATTCTTTCCTGCTAGGTAAATTAAGACTCT from Suncus etruscus isolate mSunEtr1 chromosome 18, mSunEtr1.pri.cur, whole genome shotgun sequence encodes the following:
- the LOC125996078 gene encoding uncharacterized protein LOC125996078 — its product is MSGRGKGGKGLGKGGAKRHRKVLRDNIQGITKPAIRRLARRGGVKRISGLIYEETRGVLKVFLENVIRDAVTYTEHAKRKTVTAMDVVYALKRQGRKHPTTLYFTSSIMARTKQTARKSTGGKAPRKQLATKAARKSAPATGGVKKPHRYRPGTVALREIRRYQKSTELLIRKLPFQRLVREIAQDFKTDLRFQSSAVMALQEACEAYLVGLFEDTNLCFESVMSGRGKGGKGLGKGGAKRHRKVLRDNIQGITKPAIRRLARRGGVKRISGLIYEETRGVLKVFLENVIRDAVTYTEHAKRKTVTAMDVVYALKRQGRTLYGFGG